One window of the Granulicella arctica genome contains the following:
- a CDS encoding response regulator — protein MPELNVLIADDHELIRRGVRDLLAMRTHWRVVGEACDGVEAVEKAVRLRPDIAILDFSMPRMNGPDAAAIIAKQVPEMGVIVLTMHDSEDVIRQVLRAGAHGMVLKSDADRNLLSAVEAVAAKRHFFTSRVSEMLLSEYMKATTVPESKRGAHAAPLTPREREVLRLLADGMTSKEVAAKLAISTRTVESHRVNINRKLGFASIADLVRYAIRNGIIDQN, from the coding sequence ATGCCTGAACTGAATGTGCTGATCGCTGATGATCATGAACTGATTCGCCGTGGGGTGCGCGATCTGCTCGCGATGCGGACCCACTGGCGTGTCGTAGGGGAAGCATGCGATGGTGTAGAGGCGGTCGAAAAGGCGGTACGTCTCAGGCCCGACATCGCCATCCTGGATTTTTCGATGCCAAGAATGAACGGGCCGGATGCCGCTGCGATCATCGCGAAGCAGGTGCCCGAGATGGGCGTTATCGTGCTTACGATGCATGACTCTGAGGATGTAATTCGACAGGTTCTGAGGGCGGGAGCCCATGGAATGGTGTTGAAGAGTGACGCGGACCGAAACCTGCTGAGCGCCGTAGAGGCGGTGGCGGCAAAACGGCACTTCTTCACCTCGCGGGTGTCCGAGATGCTGCTCAGCGAGTACATGAAGGCAACGACTGTTCCGGAGTCGAAGAGGGGAGCCCATGCTGCTCCCCTCACACCGCGAGAGCGAGAGGTTTTACGATTACTCGCGGATGGTATGACGAGCAAAGAGGTAGCTGCAAAATTAGCGATTAGTACGCGGACGGTTGAGTCGCATCGTGTCAACATCAATCGTAAACTTGGGTTCGCCTCGATTGCGGACCTGGTTCGATATGCAATCCGGAACGGTATCATTGATCAGAATTAA
- a CDS encoding PAS domain-containing sensor histidine kinase, whose translation MRELEFFETHTMFSDSRSEAGGSATYLRALLENSPIAIVVLDAHHRYTMCNPAFERLFQYSPKELATANLDELIAGPEMVDEARRLSQQTLQGRHVHTVTQRRRRDAMMVDVEIYGIPLIVDEELVGVYGLYQDVTDRNKAQTAFRQISDRLENLQQMERRRLARDLHDSTSQELAVLNWNLTRLMNLVGDRDDMLKTLVQETKEIAYQCSTKIRSASYLLHPPLLGEGGLTVAVSWLAEGFEERSGIRVTLVMSADLGRFQDEVEIAIFRIVQESLANVLRHSGSPVVNVLLQRKEEWLELRVTDQGRGHMREVLLQARDSRSGVGISGMRERAEQLGGCLQISHSDEGTTIVASIPTQAGRHA comes from the coding sequence ATGAGAGAGCTTGAGTTTTTCGAGACTCACACCATGTTTTCCGACAGCCGTTCGGAAGCGGGAGGTTCCGCTACCTACCTGCGAGCGCTTCTTGAAAACAGCCCGATCGCTATCGTCGTGCTCGACGCCCATCATCGGTACACGATGTGTAATCCAGCGTTTGAACGACTGTTCCAATACTCCCCAAAGGAGTTGGCGACTGCAAACCTGGACGAGTTGATCGCTGGGCCTGAGATGGTTGACGAGGCGCGGAGGCTTAGCCAGCAAACGCTCCAAGGGCGTCATGTGCATACCGTTACCCAGCGTCGGCGCCGTGACGCGATGATGGTCGATGTGGAGATCTACGGGATTCCTCTGATCGTCGACGAGGAACTAGTTGGAGTCTACGGGCTTTACCAGGATGTCACGGATCGCAACAAAGCGCAGACCGCCTTTCGCCAGATTTCGGATCGGCTTGAAAATCTTCAGCAGATGGAACGGCGACGGTTAGCACGTGATCTCCACGATTCAACATCTCAGGAGTTGGCAGTGTTGAACTGGAATCTTACGAGGCTGATGAATCTCGTCGGCGATCGTGACGACATGTTGAAGACGCTGGTGCAGGAGACGAAGGAGATCGCCTATCAGTGTTCGACGAAGATCCGGAGCGCCTCGTATCTGCTCCATCCGCCTCTCTTGGGAGAGGGCGGACTTACGGTGGCGGTATCGTGGTTGGCGGAAGGCTTCGAAGAGCGTAGCGGGATCCGCGTGACGCTGGTGATGAGCGCAGATCTCGGAAGATTTCAGGATGAAGTGGAGATTGCTATCTTCCGTATCGTGCAGGAGAGCCTTGCGAACGTATTGCGGCATTCGGGAAGCCCGGTGGTGAATGTCTTGCTTCAACGCAAGGAGGAGTGGTTGGAGTTGCGCGTGACCGACCAGGGGCGGGGGCATATGCGTGAGGTACTGTTGCAAGCGCGAGACAGCAGGAGCGGAGTGGGCATAAGCGGAATGCGTGAGCGTGCGGAGCAGCTTGGCGGATGCCTTCAGATCTCGCATAGCGATGAGGGAACAACGATCGTCGCGTCGATTCCAACGCAGGCTGGCCGTCATGCCTGA
- a CDS encoding histidine phosphatase family protein → MVELWLIRHGETEWSLSGAHTSRTDIPLTDHGRLRAAELKQYLAGKEFSAVLTSPMQRARETCSIAGYGEVAVIDEGLREWDYGIYEGKTTKEIRVDRPDWSVWKDEIIGGETVEQVGERADGVISRAIAAIPPDAEGAVALFAHAHILRILAARWIGLTAEGGSLFGLGTGSVSVLGYERETRVVSHWNRGFEG, encoded by the coding sequence ATGGTAGAACTTTGGCTGATTCGACACGGTGAAACAGAGTGGAGTTTGAGTGGAGCACATACGAGTCGTACCGACATTCCCCTTACCGATCACGGACGGCTGCGTGCTGCGGAGCTGAAGCAGTATTTGGCGGGGAAGGAATTTTCCGCCGTGTTGACGAGCCCAATGCAGCGGGCACGCGAGACCTGCTCGATTGCCGGTTACGGCGAGGTCGCGGTGATCGATGAAGGCTTGCGAGAGTGGGATTACGGTATTTATGAGGGAAAAACAACCAAGGAGATCCGTGTCGACCGTCCGGATTGGTCGGTTTGGAAAGACGAGATCATTGGCGGGGAGACCGTCGAGCAGGTTGGTGAGCGCGCTGACGGAGTGATCTCGCGTGCGATCGCCGCGATTCCGCCGGATGCTGAAGGTGCGGTTGCGCTGTTTGCTCATGCTCATATTCTCCGTATTCTTGCGGCTCGCTGGATCGGCCTTACGGCTGAGGGTGGAAGCTTATTTGGCCTTGGCACAGGATCGGTCAGCGTTCTTGGCTACGAACGAGAGACGCGGGTTGTCAGCCACTGGAATCGTGGATTCGAAGGGTAA
- a CDS encoding SCO family protein: protein MISVAATAQLMDANKPLGAAAQGELPQYLKDAGVEQRLNQPLPLATGFADEAGTPVTLGSLLHGRPIALALVYFKCKMLCPQVLHGMEAGLNASGFAAGKDFDVVVASIDPTDTPADARAAKLEFLSGTALAGPEAASGVHFLTGQAASIAALSAATGFHYVRVPGPDGKLDQFAHSSVVMFATPDGRLSEYLSGIDYPARDVRLALVNASGRKIATMKDLVLLYCCNYVPSAGRYTVAVLRILSFAGMLMLVGMLVGFYFLARSSRETDSGAAA from the coding sequence TTGATCAGTGTTGCTGCGACGGCGCAGTTGATGGATGCTAATAAGCCTTTGGGTGCTGCTGCGCAGGGAGAACTGCCGCAATACCTGAAAGATGCCGGGGTAGAGCAGCGTCTCAATCAGCCATTGCCTCTGGCGACTGGCTTCGCTGATGAGGCAGGAACCCCGGTGACACTGGGAAGCCTGCTTCATGGTCGACCGATTGCGCTGGCGCTCGTCTACTTCAAGTGCAAGATGCTCTGTCCGCAGGTTCTGCATGGGATGGAAGCTGGGCTTAATGCGAGTGGCTTTGCTGCAGGCAAAGACTTCGATGTCGTCGTAGCCAGCATTGATCCAACCGATACGCCCGCAGATGCGCGAGCCGCGAAACTCGAATTTCTGAGTGGGACGGCGCTGGCTGGACCTGAGGCAGCATCAGGTGTTCATTTTCTTACTGGGCAAGCGGCTTCCATCGCGGCGCTGAGTGCGGCGACGGGCTTCCATTACGTGCGGGTGCCGGGGCCGGATGGGAAGCTTGACCAGTTCGCGCATTCAAGTGTGGTCATGTTTGCAACGCCCGATGGGCGGCTTTCTGAGTACCTGTCGGGTATCGACTATCCGGCACGTGATGTCCGGCTGGCGCTGGTAAACGCCTCGGGTCGAAAGATCGCAACGATGAAGGATCTTGTGCTTTTGTATTGCTGCAATTATGTTCCTTCTGCCGGACGGTACACGGTCGCGGTGCTCAGAATCTTGTCGTTTGCCGGAATGCTGATGCTCGTCGGAATGCTGGTAGGCTTCTACTTCCTTGCGCGGAGTAGTCGCGAAACTGATAGCGGTGCCGCTGCTTAG
- a CDS encoding DUF3300 domain-containing protein, producing MKTIRRVLYTITFGGFAAAAFAQAPIVRQPPTPPDGQQPQPQYQQQYPAQQGQDPQQGQSPQQGQYPPQGQYAQPQDQQGPPPPPIPPQQLDQLVSRIALYPDPLLAQTLTASTYGNEIADAAGWADQHGNLTGDQLGQAIQADNLSFDPSVLALLPFPSVLDMMAQDPGWVTQLGNAVLAQRQDVMDAVQRQRQHARGYGYLESNQYDNVVDDGGYVEIQPLNPTLLYVPIYDPRLVFYAPRPGFFVGGAIRFGPAITIGTTFGRYGWFGAGFGWSNHAILIDRRPWGRTWVNRGAYVHPYARPYARPEGQRIEHHEVQRSEGRRR from the coding sequence ATGAAGACTATTCGCCGAGTCCTATACACCATCACGTTTGGCGGCTTTGCGGCCGCGGCCTTCGCGCAGGCTCCGATCGTTCGGCAGCCGCCAACTCCGCCCGACGGGCAGCAGCCGCAACCGCAATATCAGCAGCAGTATCCGGCTCAACAGGGCCAAGACCCTCAGCAGGGCCAGTCTCCCCAGCAAGGGCAGTACCCGCCACAGGGTCAGTACGCTCAACCGCAGGATCAGCAGGGGCCGCCTCCACCGCCGATTCCGCCTCAGCAGCTCGATCAACTGGTATCTCGCATTGCCCTCTACCCCGACCCGCTGCTCGCTCAAACCCTTACCGCCTCGACCTACGGCAATGAGATCGCCGATGCAGCGGGATGGGCTGACCAACACGGCAACCTAACAGGCGATCAACTCGGTCAGGCGATCCAGGCCGACAACTTGTCCTTTGATCCGAGCGTTCTCGCCCTGCTACCTTTTCCATCCGTGCTCGACATGATGGCCCAGGACCCTGGTTGGGTGACCCAACTTGGTAACGCTGTACTCGCCCAGCGGCAGGATGTGATGGACGCCGTACAACGCCAGCGCCAGCATGCGCGAGGCTATGGCTATCTGGAGTCGAACCAGTACGACAACGTAGTAGATGATGGAGGCTATGTGGAGATTCAGCCGCTCAATCCCACACTCCTCTACGTTCCCATCTACGACCCGCGTCTCGTCTTCTACGCCCCGCGACCTGGCTTCTTCGTTGGTGGTGCGATCCGCTTCGGGCCCGCAATCACCATCGGAACCACCTTCGGCCGTTACGGCTGGTTCGGAGCAGGCTTTGGATGGTCGAATCACGCTATTCTCATCGACCGCCGTCCGTGGGGGCGCACCTGGGTTAATCGCGGCGCATACGTCCATCCCTACGCCAGACCGTATGCTCGTCCCGAAGGACAGCGTATCGAGCATCACGAAGTGCAGCGAAGCGAAGGTCGCCGTCGCTAG
- a CDS encoding dienelactone hydrolase family protein produces the protein MIIINDEFVTLDTPTGPMRTHIVRPAAPGRYPGIIFYSEIFQITAPIRRTAAMLAGHGYIVAMPEIYHEFEPAGTILAYDQAGSDRGNELKFSKEVAAYDADGRAVLDHLASRSDCTGKLGALGICIGGHLAFRAAMNADVIATAAFYATDIYKGSLGKGGDDSLARAADIAGELLMIWGRQDPHIPTEGRMKVLTRLNELNARFSWHEVNGAHAFMRDEGLRYDPELAHSLHSLVFDLFHRKLGEGDQTSKPSAAAGETRH, from the coding sequence ATGATCATCATCAACGACGAATTTGTAACGCTGGACACACCGACAGGTCCGATGCGGACTCACATCGTACGTCCCGCAGCACCTGGCCGCTACCCGGGCATCATCTTCTACTCAGAGATCTTCCAGATCACGGCGCCGATTCGTCGCACCGCGGCCATGCTTGCAGGTCACGGCTATATCGTCGCTATGCCGGAGATCTACCATGAGTTCGAACCTGCCGGCACGATTCTGGCCTATGACCAGGCAGGCTCCGATCGTGGCAATGAACTCAAATTCTCCAAAGAAGTGGCCGCATACGACGCTGATGGACGCGCTGTTCTCGACCATCTCGCGAGCCGCTCCGATTGCACCGGCAAACTCGGAGCGCTTGGCATCTGCATCGGAGGCCACCTGGCATTCCGTGCAGCTATGAACGCCGACGTCATTGCCACTGCAGCCTTCTATGCAACCGACATCTACAAAGGTTCGCTTGGCAAAGGAGGTGACGACTCGCTCGCTCGCGCTGCCGACATCGCCGGAGAGCTCCTCATGATCTGGGGCCGACAAGACCCCCACATCCCAACGGAGGGCCGGATGAAGGTGCTCACGCGGCTCAATGAACTCAACGCCCGCTTTAGCTGGCATGAGGTTAACGGCGCCCACGCCTTTATGCGCGACGAGGGTCTCCGCTACGATCCTGAACTCGCTCACAGCCTGCACAGCCTGGTCTTCGACTTATTTCACCGCAAGCTCGGCGAAGGCGATCAGACCAGCAAGCCCTCGGCAGCCGCAGGCGAAACCCGCCACTAG
- the uvrB gene encoding excinuclease ABC subunit UvrB, giving the protein MDFQLSTTYKPQGDQPRAIAELCSGLNAGEKDQVLLGVTGSGKTFTMAKVIAELNRPALILAHNKTLAAQLYHEFKTFFPNNAVEYFVSYYDYYQPEAYIPSGDLFIEKEATINEELDKLRLSATRTLFERRDAIIVSSVSCIYGLGSPEAYYGMLLLLEKGQKIKREDITRRLVEILYERNDVDFRRGTFRVRGDIIEVYPTYDENAYRIELFGDEIDTLSQIDPLFGTVKQKYSRLPIYPKSHYVVQPERKKAASDSILAEMEWWEKELESQGRLVESQRIHQRTRFDLEMIKSVGYCHGIENYSRHFSGRLPGEPPPTLLDYFPRDYLLFIDESHVTVPQLHGMWHGDRSRKQNLVDYGFRLPSAMDNRPLKFDEFEGRTGQIVYVSATPGPYELTKAAGVVVEQIIRPTGLIDPVVEIRPVKGQIDDLLAEIRDRVSKDQRVLVTTLTKRMSEDLANYYTEVGVRCRYMHSEIETLERIKLLRDLRKGEYDVLIGINLLREGLDLPEVSLVAILDADKEGFLRSQGSLIQTIGRAARHLEGRAILYADKMTDSMQRAINETDRRREKQVAYNEEHGITPMSIIRPLEMGLAGILKADYADLTDDAEGVPDFATQQELDTFITKLESDMREAAKKFEFEKAAKLRDTVRELRTKEFLFS; this is encoded by the coding sequence ATGGACTTCCAGCTCTCCACAACGTACAAACCGCAGGGCGACCAGCCCCGCGCAATTGCAGAACTCTGCTCCGGTCTCAACGCCGGCGAGAAGGACCAGGTTCTCCTTGGCGTCACCGGCTCCGGCAAGACCTTCACCATGGCCAAGGTAATCGCCGAGTTGAACCGCCCCGCGCTGATTCTCGCGCACAATAAGACCCTTGCAGCGCAGCTGTACCACGAATTCAAGACCTTCTTCCCAAACAACGCCGTCGAATACTTCGTCTCTTATTACGACTACTACCAGCCGGAAGCCTACATCCCCTCAGGCGACCTCTTCATTGAAAAAGAGGCCACCATCAATGAGGAGTTGGATAAACTTCGCCTCTCAGCAACCCGCACCCTCTTCGAGCGCCGCGACGCCATCATCGTCTCCTCGGTAAGCTGCATCTATGGTCTCGGTTCGCCGGAGGCTTACTACGGCATGTTGTTGCTGCTTGAGAAGGGTCAAAAGATCAAGCGCGAGGACATCACGCGCCGCCTCGTCGAGATCCTCTACGAGCGCAACGATGTTGACTTCCGGCGCGGCACCTTTCGCGTTCGAGGCGACATCATTGAGGTCTACCCAACCTATGACGAAAATGCCTATCGCATCGAGCTGTTTGGCGACGAAATCGACACTCTCTCACAGATCGATCCACTCTTCGGCACCGTAAAGCAGAAATACTCGCGGCTACCGATCTACCCGAAGTCCCACTATGTCGTGCAGCCCGAGCGCAAAAAAGCAGCAAGTGATTCCATCCTCGCCGAGATGGAGTGGTGGGAAAAGGAACTCGAGTCGCAAGGTCGGCTCGTCGAGTCGCAGCGCATTCACCAACGCACCCGATTCGACCTTGAAATGATCAAGTCCGTCGGTTACTGCCATGGCATCGAGAACTATTCACGTCACTTCTCCGGACGGCTTCCCGGCGAGCCACCGCCGACGCTCCTTGACTACTTTCCGCGTGATTACCTCCTCTTTATCGATGAATCGCACGTGACCGTCCCACAGCTTCACGGCATGTGGCACGGCGACCGCAGCCGCAAGCAGAACCTCGTCGATTATGGCTTTCGCCTGCCAAGCGCCATGGACAACCGTCCCCTCAAATTCGACGAGTTCGAAGGTCGCACCGGTCAGATCGTCTACGTCTCTGCAACTCCGGGACCATACGAACTCACAAAGGCAGCCGGTGTTGTAGTGGAACAAATCATTCGACCGACAGGGCTTATCGACCCGGTAGTCGAAATTCGCCCGGTCAAGGGACAAATAGACGACCTACTCGCAGAAATTCGTGATCGTGTCAGTAAAGATCAGCGTGTTCTTGTAACAACCCTCACTAAGCGCATGTCGGAGGACCTGGCCAACTACTACACCGAAGTTGGCGTCCGCTGTCGCTACATGCACTCCGAGATAGAAACTCTCGAGCGCATCAAGCTGCTTCGCGACCTGCGTAAAGGCGAGTACGACGTACTGATCGGCATCAACTTGCTCCGGGAAGGCCTCGACCTGCCCGAGGTCTCGCTTGTCGCCATCCTCGACGCCGACAAGGAAGGTTTCCTGCGATCGCAGGGCTCTCTCATCCAGACCATCGGGCGAGCTGCGCGTCATCTCGAAGGCCGTGCCATCCTCTACGCCGACAAGATGACGGACTCTATGCAGCGTGCCATCAATGAGACCGATCGCCGTCGTGAGAAGCAGGTCGCTTATAACGAGGAACATGGCATCACGCCCATGTCGATCATCAGGCCACTCGAGATGGGACTGGCCGGAATCCTCAAGGCGGATTACGCCGACCTGACCGACGACGCAGAAGGCGTTCCCGACTTCGCCACCCAGCAGGAGCTGGACACCTTCATCACGAAGCTCGAATCCGACATGCGCGAAGCAGCCAAGAAGTTTGAATTTGAAAAGGCAGCCAAGTTGCGGGACACAGTGCGGGAGCTACGCACAAAGGAGTTCCTCTTCTCGTAA
- a CDS encoding YdcF family protein: protein MRHPVRSLILAALALLILLVAGAIVSYRSIPTGDTSQQRFDTLIVLGSPATPEGKPSPEQRERVLEGIREYRAGIAPTLIMTGGAAHNSFTEAHVMATFARSQGVPNAAIIEEPRAANTIQNIFYSAVIMHQHGWSSAEIISSPSHLPRASLIMQAFDREQPALQFKWHDRAARWPPEYDLAKRLAFYSAEANYCLRLRLFGFPRSKFLPSP from the coding sequence GTGAGACACCCTGTCCGCAGCCTGATCCTTGCAGCCCTCGCGCTACTTATCCTGCTCGTGGCCGGTGCGATCGTCAGTTATCGATCCATTCCCACCGGCGATACCTCGCAGCAGCGCTTCGATACGCTGATAGTCCTTGGCTCCCCCGCCACACCCGAAGGCAAGCCTTCACCCGAGCAGCGCGAGCGCGTTCTTGAAGGCATCCGCGAGTATCGTGCAGGCATCGCTCCGACGCTCATCATGACCGGAGGAGCCGCCCACAACTCCTTCACCGAAGCACACGTGATGGCTACCTTCGCTCGGAGTCAAGGTGTTCCCAACGCAGCGATTATCGAAGAACCGCGCGCGGCCAACACGATTCAGAACATCTTCTACTCCGCTGTAATCATGCATCAGCATGGCTGGTCCTCGGCTGAGATCATTAGCTCGCCCAGTCATCTTCCGCGCGCGTCCCTCATCATGCAAGCCTTCGACCGCGAACAGCCCGCACTCCAATTCAAGTGGCACGATCGCGCCGCCCGATGGCCACCTGAGTACGACTTGGCGAAGAGACTAGCCTTCTATAGCGCTGAGGCAAACTACTGCCTCCGCTTGCGACTGTTCGGCTTTCCACGCTCCAAGTTTCTACCCTCACCTTGA
- a CDS encoding DMT family transporter: MNRRQGIGLALFCLIGGSGWLLDNALPPALPIFERTSLHYFVVSLIVVAMLIARRTPVQMQTFAALRLALAGFLLLGLPELLNEVAHATTAETQVALFALVPLFVIVLAASLHRDATGSTRGRALMMPALIGFSGALLVLPFRFPSANAGIFSFSLVFFAVLSTAFGSVRIATLLRECPVLFATAIVCGINALAFGLIALGQGIVVPAAGELLAELLRSVFFDLPLLLLLLWLLRELPPVRLATRFLLIPLLSAIEASAVLRSPVDLRMGAGMLLMATGSTIILFWRGAAEEDRATILGLN, from the coding sequence ATGAATCGGCGGCAGGGGATCGGTCTTGCGCTCTTCTGCCTGATCGGCGGAAGTGGCTGGCTCCTGGACAATGCGCTGCCGCCTGCGTTGCCAATTTTTGAGCGGACCAGCCTGCATTACTTCGTCGTCAGCCTGATTGTTGTTGCTATGCTGATTGCTCGAAGAACGCCGGTACAGATGCAGACGTTTGCGGCTTTGCGCCTAGCGCTGGCAGGCTTTTTGCTGTTGGGTTTGCCAGAGTTGCTAAATGAGGTGGCTCACGCGACGACTGCAGAGACTCAGGTAGCGCTCTTTGCTCTCGTCCCATTGTTTGTAATCGTTTTGGCTGCTTCGCTCCACCGGGATGCGACGGGCTCCACACGAGGCCGGGCGCTTATGATGCCTGCGCTGATAGGGTTTTCTGGGGCGTTGCTCGTGCTTCCATTTCGATTTCCGTCAGCAAATGCTGGGATCTTCTCGTTTAGCCTTGTCTTCTTTGCTGTTCTCTCCACTGCCTTTGGAAGCGTTCGGATCGCAACTCTTCTTCGCGAATGTCCTGTCCTTTTCGCGACCGCAATCGTGTGCGGGATCAATGCCCTTGCGTTTGGGCTGATTGCTCTAGGACAGGGAATCGTGGTTCCGGCTGCAGGCGAACTGCTCGCGGAGCTTCTTCGTTCTGTATTCTTTGATCTGCCGCTTTTATTGCTGCTGCTGTGGCTCCTTCGGGAACTTCCCCCCGTAAGACTGGCTACGCGATTTCTGCTCATTCCACTTCTCTCCGCGATCGAGGCATCTGCCGTTCTTAGGTCGCCGGTCGATCTTCGAATGGGGGCGGGTATGCTGCTGATGGCTACCGGGAGCACAATCATTCTGTTTTGGCGAGGGGCTGCAGAAGAGGATAGGGCGACGATCCTCGGACTTAACTGA
- a CDS encoding alpha-amylase domain-containing protein — MAVMMQAFYWDAPKLDNKEHEWWNFIAEKVPDLGKAGFDALWLPPVSKAASNTSMGYDPYDYFDLGDLDQKGGVKTWYGNSEELRSLIKKAHDNGMGLYADMVINHNSGADEEEINPLDGEKRWTKFNPKSGRFPRDWNCFHPSRYEQVMIDGENFAGFPHLCHRNPVVYTELFNYARFLIEELGFDGFRFDFVKGFGAWMIGILSKYRYVKNGAEFQPWVVGEYWSGQEDIDEWIEKVNSYTDNQIAAFDFPLRYQLKKVCDEPSYDLRNLTYGESVLMKRPLHAATFVDNHDMGADMIVNDKLMAYSFILVHEGYPSIFWFDYYNNGLARPLTPNGIDALIQVHHANAGGDSNILHCDPDLYIMQRVGWKDENNDQPGLVYVLNNLGDSWSGTSVKTKWANQRFKPVAWDGHDEAHPDERTTDAEGNAEFPAPPRGYCIYVPIS, encoded by the coding sequence ATGGCAGTCATGATGCAGGCGTTCTACTGGGACGCTCCAAAGCTCGACAATAAAGAGCACGAATGGTGGAATTTTATTGCCGAAAAGGTCCCGGATCTAGGTAAGGCAGGCTTCGACGCGCTATGGCTTCCGCCGGTCTCCAAGGCTGCCAGCAACACCTCGATGGGCTACGATCCCTACGACTACTTCGATCTCGGCGACCTCGATCAGAAGGGTGGCGTCAAGACCTGGTACGGCAACTCCGAGGAGCTTCGTTCCCTCATCAAGAAAGCGCACGATAATGGCATGGGCCTTTATGCGGATATGGTCATCAACCACAATTCAGGGGCCGATGAAGAAGAAATCAACCCCCTCGATGGCGAGAAGCGATGGACCAAATTCAACCCCAAAAGTGGCCGATTTCCAAGGGACTGGAACTGTTTTCACCCCAGCCGCTATGAACAGGTCATGATCGATGGCGAGAATTTCGCCGGCTTCCCTCACCTCTGCCATCGAAACCCCGTCGTTTACACAGAACTCTTCAACTATGCCCGCTTCCTTATAGAAGAGCTTGGATTCGACGGATTTCGCTTCGACTTCGTCAAAGGCTTTGGCGCATGGATGATCGGGATCCTCTCAAAATACCGGTATGTCAAAAACGGCGCAGAATTTCAGCCCTGGGTCGTAGGTGAGTACTGGTCGGGTCAGGAAGACATCGACGAGTGGATCGAAAAGGTCAACAGCTATACCGATAACCAGATCGCCGCCTTCGACTTCCCTCTCCGCTATCAACTGAAGAAAGTTTGTGATGAGCCGAGCTACGATCTGCGCAATCTCACGTATGGCGAGTCGGTGCTGATGAAACGCCCGCTACACGCCGCCACGTTTGTCGATAATCACGACATGGGTGCCGACATGATCGTCAACGACAAGCTCATGGCGTACTCTTTCATTCTGGTTCACGAGGGCTATCCGAGCATCTTCTGGTTCGACTACTACAACAACGGGCTGGCTCGTCCTCTTACGCCCAATGGAATCGATGCCCTTATCCAGGTTCACCACGCCAACGCGGGCGGGGACTCGAACATTCTTCACTGCGACCCCGACCTCTACATCATGCAGCGCGTCGGCTGGAAGGATGAGAACAATGATCAACCCGGTCTCGTCTATGTTTTGAATAATCTGGGCGATAGCTGGTCCGGCACCTCGGTCAAAACCAAGTGGGCGAACCAGAGATTCAAACCTGTAGCCTGGGATGGTCACGACGAAGCTCATCCCGATGAGCGCACAACCGACGCAGAGGGAAATGCTGAATTTCCCGCTCCACCGCGCGGGTACTGCATCTACGTTCCAATCTCATAA